The Ensifer adhaerens genome contains a region encoding:
- a CDS encoding NAD(P)-dependent oxidoreductase, with translation MSKSIAIIGLGAMGTALAKTLIDAGNTATVWNRTSARADALVARGARRAATVTEAIAASDILILCLTDYAAVETTLADVGPMLAGKTVINLTNGRPDEVRAVAARLEAYGARYLDGGIMATPPMIGTPDAFILCSGSADAFEKTREQLAAFGQSHYLGEDPVLAAVSDLALLSAMYGLFGGYLHATALAGSVGFTAKQFLPLVEPWLAAMMTALPDYAERIDSGDHGRDVMSNLSMQSVAITNIVAASRSLGIDPAFMEPIERLAKKRLAAGFGGDEASGLIEAMRGK, from the coding sequence ATGTCCAAATCCATCGCCATCATCGGCCTCGGCGCCATGGGCACGGCACTTGCCAAAACCCTCATCGACGCGGGCAACACCGCCACCGTCTGGAACCGTACGTCCGCGCGGGCCGACGCGCTGGTTGCCCGCGGCGCTCGCCGGGCAGCAACGGTCACCGAAGCCATTGCGGCCAGCGATATCCTCATCCTATGCCTCACCGACTACGCCGCTGTCGAAACGACGCTGGCAGATGTCGGCCCCATGCTCGCAGGCAAGACCGTCATCAACCTCACCAACGGTCGCCCGGATGAAGTCCGGGCGGTCGCGGCCCGCCTTGAAGCGTACGGCGCACGCTATCTCGACGGAGGAATCATGGCGACGCCGCCGATGATCGGCACACCGGATGCCTTCATTCTCTGTAGTGGCAGCGCCGATGCTTTCGAAAAAACCAGGGAGCAATTGGCCGCCTTCGGCCAGAGCCACTATCTCGGCGAGGATCCTGTTCTCGCCGCGGTCAGCGACCTCGCCTTGCTGTCGGCGATGTACGGTCTCTTCGGCGGCTATCTGCACGCAACGGCGCTCGCCGGCAGCGTCGGCTTCACCGCGAAGCAGTTCCTGCCGCTGGTCGAGCCCTGGCTTGCCGCGATGATGACGGCGCTGCCTGATTATGCCGAACGGATCGACAGCGGCGACCACGGCCGCGACGTGATGTCGAACCTCTCAATGCAGTCGGTGGCGATCACCAACATCGTTGCCGCAAGCCGCAGCCTGGGCATCGATCCGGCCTTCATGGAGCCGATCGAAAGGCTGGCAAAAAAGCGCCTCGCCGCCGGCTTTGGCGGCGACGAGGCCTCCGGCCTCATCGAGGCGATGCGGGGCAAATAG
- a CDS encoding pyridoxal phosphate-dependent aminotransferase: MAFLADALSRVKPSATIAVSQKARELKAKGRDVIGLGAGEPDFDTPDNIKKAAIDAINRGETKYTPVSGIPELREAIAKKFKRENNLDYTAAQTIVGTGGKQILFNAFMATLNAGDEVVIPAPYWVSYPEMVALCGGTPVTVSTKQENNFKLKAEDLDKAITPKTKWFIFNSPSNPSGAAYSHAELKALTDVLMKHPHVWILTDDMYEHLTYGDFKFATPVEVEPGLYDRTLTMNGVSKAYAMTGWRIGYAAGPLQLIKAMDMIQGQQTSGATSIAQWAAVEALNGTQDFIPENKKIFEGRRDLVVSMLNQAKGISCPTPEGAFYVYPSCAGLIGKTAPSGKVIETDEDFVSELLESEGVAVVHGSAFGLGPNFRISYATSEAQLEEACRRIQRFCAACK; the protein is encoded by the coding sequence ATGGCCTTCCTTGCCGATGCCCTTTCCCGTGTAAAGCCTTCCGCCACCATCGCCGTTTCGCAGAAAGCCCGTGAGCTGAAAGCGAAAGGCCGCGATGTCATCGGCCTTGGCGCCGGTGAGCCGGACTTCGACACGCCCGACAATATCAAGAAGGCCGCCATCGACGCGATCAATCGCGGCGAGACGAAGTACACGCCGGTCTCCGGCATCCCGGAACTGCGCGAAGCGATCGCCAAGAAGTTCAAGCGCGAGAACAACCTCGACTACACCGCCGCCCAGACGATCGTCGGCACCGGCGGAAAGCAGATTCTTTTCAACGCCTTCATGGCGACCCTGAACGCCGGCGATGAAGTCGTGATCCCGGCGCCCTACTGGGTTTCCTACCCGGAAATGGTGGCGCTGTGCGGCGGCACGCCGGTGACGGTTTCGACCAAGCAGGAGAACAACTTCAAGCTCAAGGCCGAAGATCTGGACAAGGCGATCACGCCGAAGACCAAGTGGTTCATCTTCAACTCGCCGTCCAACCCGTCGGGTGCCGCCTACAGCCATGCCGAGCTGAAGGCGCTGACCGATGTGCTGATGAAGCACCCGCATGTCTGGATCCTCACCGACGACATGTACGAGCACCTGACCTATGGCGACTTCAAGTTCGCGACCCCGGTCGAGGTCGAGCCCGGTCTCTATGACCGCACGCTGACGATGAACGGCGTCTCCAAGGCCTATGCCATGACCGGCTGGCGCATCGGCTACGCCGCCGGCCCGCTGCAGCTGATCAAGGCCATGGACATGATCCAGGGCCAGCAGACCTCGGGCGCCACCTCGATCGCCCAGTGGGCGGCCGTCGAGGCGCTGAACGGCACGCAGGACTTCATTCCCGAAAACAAGAAGATCTTCGAAGGCCGCCGCGATCTCGTCGTGTCGATGCTGAACCAGGCCAAGGGCATTTCGTGCCCGACGCCCGAAGGCGCCTTCTACGTCTATCCGTCCTGCGCCGGCTTGATCGGCAAGACCGCGCCGTCGGGCAAGGTCATCGAGACGGACGAAGACTTCGTGTCGGAACTGCTGGAATCCGAAGGCGTCGCCGTCGTCCACGGTTCGGCCTTCGGCCTCGGCCCGAACTTCCGCATCTCCTATGCGACCTCGGAAGCCCAGCTCGAGGAAGCCTGCCGCCGCATCCAGCGCTTCTGCGCCGCCTGCAAGTAA